The Oscillatoria acuminata PCC 6304 genomic interval TTTTTCAAAACCTTAACCCATCAAGGGTTTCAGCGATTTTATAGAAAATCTATGGGAACGAGGGTCCTCACTGTCACCGGAGTTTTTCTGCTTATTGAGAATATTCTCAATAAAACCCAGACTTTTTGAGTGCTTATTCTGCTGGAGGGAGTTATAGAGCCCCTTCTCGAAAAATAGCTGAAAGTATTAGAGGAAAAGGTTTTTGTCGATTTTAGAAAAATAGTTGCTTCAGCCAAAAAACCTGCGGAGATATTCTTTATAAGTATTTTTGCTTATGCGGAATGTGGGATTGAAGAGAACGACTGAAGTCGTTACTACAAACAATTGAAGAGAACGACTGAAGTCGTTACTACGAAATGCGGTTAAAAATCAAAGTAGATATAGGGTAAGCCGCCTTCTGGGGCAAAAATCCAAACGGCGTACAAACAAAGGGGGACTAAGGCAATTTTAATCGGCCAGTTTAGCTGCAATTTCAAGCCCCGATTCATGGCGTAACTTAGGGTCATGATTAGCCAAATTAAGACTAACAATAAGGTGACTTCAATGCGCTGTAACCCGAGGGTTTCCAGATAGACTTTCTCGGTGAATTGGATATCTCCGGTATGTCCCCAGAAGTGCTGTATCACCCATCCGGATTCTCGGAGGTTGGGGAGGCGGAAGGGAATCCAGGCTAAAAAGACTAGGGTTTGAGTGAGAAACCAACTGAAGAGAATGCCGGGGATGGTTTTCCAGAGGAGTTTTAACCCCTCGACTCGTTTGGAAAGGATGTCTGTGAGGCGATGGACTGCTAAGGCGATGCCGTGGACTGCACCCCAGAGGATGAATCCCCAGGCGGCACCATGCCAAATTCCAGCGATTAACATCACAATGATTAAGTTGAGGCAGGTGCGGGCTAATCCGACTCGGGACCCGCCTAGGGGGAAATACAGATAATTTCTTAACCAATCTCCCAAGGTGATGTGCCAGCGTCGCCAAAAGTCGGCGATGCTGGTGCTGAAGTAGGGGAAGTTGAAGTTTTTGGGGAGGTTGAATCCGAGGAGGATGGCGCTGCCTCGGGCGATATCGACGTAACCGCTAAAGTCGAGAAACAGTTGCAAGCCATAGGCTATGGTAGCAAGCCAGAGGTCACCGCTGCCAGCGCGTTGGACGTTTTCAAAGCTGAGGGTGACGAAGATTCCTAGGCGATCGGCTACGACGCCTTTTTTGAATGCGCCACAGGCAATCAACCAGAGTCCTTCTACCCAGTCATGGGAGGAGGGAAAAATTAGGGTTTTGAGTTGTCGTTGGAAGTGATGATACCGGGTGATGGGCCCGGAGATGAGTTTGGGAAAGAAGAGTTTATAGGAGGCAAAGCGCAGAAATTGGGCGGAGGCGGGGGAACCGCGATAAACGTCGATGAGGTAGGCGATACATTCAAATACGAAAAAACTCAGTCCCAATGGGGGGAGAATGTTCTGTTGAAACCAAGTGGCGGTTTCTTGGGCGGCGGGTAAGCCAAACCAGGTCCCTAGGGTGTTGAAGATGAAGGGAATGTATTTGAATCCGGCGAGTACGAGGATGTTGAAGAGGATGCCACCCCACAATCCAATGAGGCGGCGGCGTTCCCAGGCGGCAAATTGGGTTTGCCAGTCGTCGGTGGCAAGTTGCCAGGTTTGGGGGTTGGGTTGACGTTCGGAGGTTTTGGCGATCGCCCGTCCGATGCGGTAGTTAATCCAAGTTCCTAGCAGCAACAGGGGAATGTACTCCACCTGGAGGGAGGTGTAAAAGACTAAGCTGGCGATTAACAGAATCCACAGGCGCGATCGCTGTTTATTAACGGTCCAGTAGATACCCAGGATGCTTAGGAGAAAGAGGGCGTAGACAATCGAGATAAATGTCATGTGCCAGTCTATTAGAAGAAAGGGTCAGGAGGAAGTTTGGGGAATGGAGGATTCACCAAAAGCACAGGAATTCCAGGTGCTTTTAGAGAATTGTACTTCATTGGCTCTCCTGGGGGAGGGGGGAACGACTGAAGTCGTTACTACGAACAGGAAGAAGCAACTTCAGTCGAAATCTCCCCCATCCTCCCCATCTCCCCCATCCTCCCTATCTCCCTCATCAACCAAGGACCAATGACCAATGACCGAGGACCAACCTCAACCCGACTGGAACTGCGCCTCTAGGGTTTTATCAATGCGATCGCGAGTTTCCTCTAGGTGGGCTTTACTGGCGGTATCCAGATGCCGTCCTCGCCGTTTTAGGGTATTGTCCACTTCCCCTTGGAGTTGCCGTAAGTTATACCGGGCGAGAGTTCGGGCTTCATCAGGAACGCTTGTACTCCTTAAAACCATCCCGATTAACATCCCTAAATGTTCTCGTTGGAGACTCCGGCGAACACTGGAAATCACGTTTAGGTCATCGGGGGAATCGATGACCTCGGTCCAAATTCCTCCTTCTAGGGTGTCAAATAGTTCCTGCATGGTCAAGGCTTGACCCGGTTCCGTTTTTAATTCTAAATCCTGTAAGCGGATTAGCCTGGGATAGGAGAACAACTCGCGCAGAACAACCCGTTGCAGTAAATTAATCCGTTGATGAATGGGATAATCCAAGGGATAAACCACGGGAACTGCACCCCAGTGATACCAGCGATCGGGGGCTAATTTATTCAGAAGTTGCGGCGGAAATCGTAATGCCGTTTCATCGAAAATGTACTTTTGCAGCAATGCCAAACTCTGACGCTGTTTCTCCACGGACACGGGTTCAAAGGGTAAGCGTCCGTTGGCGTCAGCATGATTGCGATTAAACCATTGACCTCCTATATAAAGAGTGGCATTCATCGCCTGTCTGAAATAATAGGAAAACACGGTATCAAACATCTGACGGACTTCGGTGAAACTTTCCCCACTGACGGGATAGCGTGTATCCAGGCGTTCCCACATTTCCCGGGCATTTTCCAACTGCCACTCGGAGTATTGCAACATATCTCCGCTGAGGTCAAACATATTCGCCGCTGGGTTGAGAATATCCATCGAATCCTCATCAGGGGCGTATGCTAAATCAGGGTTAGTGCTACTTTCAGCGGCTATTCGTTGCAATTCCCGCTGTTCTTGTTGAGGCAGCATTCCAGGCAGGGGTTTATACCCGTATTCGATCGCCCATTCATCATAAGGGCCGACTAACATTGGGAAAAAGTCACCCTGTTTCTGGTCGCTGGGTGCCAAGTTCACAGGTACATAGTCCATAACGGAGGCCACCATACCTTCTGTGCGAGTAATTGCTGTATTATGCAACTCCTCCGGTGATAACATGGTACTGCCGTGGAAGTTA includes:
- a CDS encoding MBOAT family O-acyltransferase, with translation MTFISIVYALFLLSILGIYWTVNKQRSRLWILLIASLVFYTSLQVEYIPLLLLGTWINYRIGRAIAKTSERQPNPQTWQLATDDWQTQFAAWERRRLIGLWGGILFNILVLAGFKYIPFIFNTLGTWFGLPAAQETATWFQQNILPPLGLSFFVFECIAYLIDVYRGSPASAQFLRFASYKLFFPKLISGPITRYHHFQRQLKTLIFPSSHDWVEGLWLIACGAFKKGVVADRLGIFVTLSFENVQRAGSGDLWLATIAYGLQLFLDFSGYVDIARGSAILLGFNLPKNFNFPYFSTSIADFWRRWHITLGDWLRNYLYFPLGGSRVGLARTCLNLIIVMLIAGIWHGAAWGFILWGAVHGIALAVHRLTDILSKRVEGLKLLWKTIPGILFSWFLTQTLVFLAWIPFRLPNLRESGWVIQHFWGHTGDIQFTEKVYLETLGLQRIEVTLLLVLIWLIMTLSYAMNRGLKLQLNWPIKIALVPLCLYAVWIFAPEGGLPYIYFDF